The Bradysia coprophila strain Holo2 chromosome IV, BU_Bcop_v1, whole genome shotgun sequence genome includes a region encoding these proteins:
- the LOC119066251 gene encoding tetratricopeptide repeat protein 8 produces MDSYYLAISLYRRRKYDECIEMCNTLLKNNSFHKGPWELKMRSMTNRVYVDDIEADDGIVENDPFDTNQLATAARAGTSLRTATSLDLKNGASTSRPRTSAGRPLTGMARPGTISQRPGSSMKSRTALGTGSRSGSAKNIRLGSASMFQLGDPTGSLFQSSQLNPAKFVEKDSVSKQLFQFLYYHEGDVKKALSLCETIIEHKKKGSSLMWWYVQRGRCYLALGKPRDAEPHLKVALAQFPQHPDTALLLSRVYVKIDQPLAALKILSDCLEKLPNDVSLFTQQGRIFELMNNLQASARMYRHIAQLEPINTEALSCIAVHHFYGNQPEMALMYYRRILSMGAHSCELYCNLGLCCLYGGQLDLVLPCFQRALRNAITAEQRADVWYNLSFVAMTSGDFNLAKRCLRLCISSDGSHGAALNNLAVLAIKSGQRDKAHSYFLAAKNVLADSDEVKHNLNLFDKNTGQN; encoded by the exons ATGGACTCGTATTACTTGGCTATATCATTATATCGAAGACGAAAATATGATGAATGCATCGAAATGTGCAACACCTTACTCAAGAATAACTCGTTTCACAAAGGACCTTGGGAACTCAAAATGCGTTCTATGACGAACAGGGTTTATGTTGACGATATCGAGGCAGATGATGGTATTGTAG AAAATGATCCGTTCGATACAAATCAATTAGCAACGGCAGCAAGGGCTGGTACGTCTCTTCGAACAGCTACATCATTGGACCTGAAAAATGGTGCATCCACAAGCAGACCAAGAACCTCAGCTGGTAGACCATTAACTGGAAtg GCTCGTCCAGGAACTATTTCCCAAAGACCTGGCAGTTCAATGAAATCGCGAACTGCGTTAGGAACTGGATCCCGATCAGGATCAGCAAAAAACATTCGCTTAGGGTCCGCTTCGATGTTTCAATTGGGTGATCCAACTGGTTCACTGTTTCAATCGTCTCAGCTCAATCCAgccaaatttgttgaaaaagatTCAGTTTCCAAGCaactgtttcaatttttgtattatcATGAGGGAGACGTAAAGAAAGCATTGTCGCTATGTGAAACGATAATCGAGCACAAAAAGAAAGGTTCGTCACTTATGTGGTGGTATGTGCAACGAGGTCGCTGCTATCTTGCATTGGGCAAGCCGAGAGACGCTGAGCCACACTTGAAAGTTGCTTTAGCTCAATTTCCTCAGCATCCAGACACTGCCCTGCTCCTATCAAGAGTCTATGTCAAGATTGATCAACCACTTGCTGcacttaaaattttatcag ATTGTCTGGAGAAATTGCCAAATGATGTGAGCTTATTCACACAACAGGGTAGAATATTCGAATTGATGAACAATCTCCAAGCTTCGGCTAGGATGTACAGACACATAGCCCAATTAGAACCAATCAATACCGAAGCGTTGTCCTGTATTGCTGTTCATCACTTTTACGGAAATCAGCCAGAAATGGCATTAATGTATTACAG ACGCATTTTATCAATGGGAGCTCATAGTTGTGAACTCTACTGTAACCTTGGATTGTGTTGCCTTTATGGTGGTCAGCTCGATTTAGTTTTACCATGCTTTCAACGAGCATTGCGTAATG CAATAACTGCAGAGCAACGAGCTGATGTGTGGTATAATTTAAGTTTTGTAGCAATG ACCAGTGGAGATTTTAACTTGGCAAAAAGATGCCTTCGCTTGTGTATTAGTTCAGATGGATCACATGGAGCAGCTCTGAACAATTTAGCGGTACTGGCCATCAAGAGCGGTCAACGTGATAAGGCACATTCATATTTTCTAGCGGCCAAAAATGTCCTAGCTGATAGTGATGAAGTGAAGCATAACTTgaatttatttgataaaaacactggacaaaattga
- the LOC119066248 gene encoding protein expanded: protein MRAFCTVSAPLEVCAPPSRPLLPGARFLALRLLGIPQPRTLYFLVEAKSRVREVYTQTCLHFAKQGMLDTELFGLAVLIDGEYLFADPESKLSKYGPKSWRSSHTHGLDANGRPLLELHFRVQFYIESPLMLRDETSRHNYYLQLKANAICREFPKECPEQILILLGGLALQADFGDCPDDMNTEYFRLEDYIPHHMRSSWGSTALQSCHREYRGMSRADAETNYIREACVLQEALNAHVFRMKLSKNEIGAGSVWFIVYAKGIKVYGDDFQPTTFLWPNISKLSFERKKFEIRYGDKKTILYSASDDKNKNLFSLCKDTHQFSMKTATRLSEAIRREEEESSCLHSCYMYSRSLNLPYKNKGDQRISVISSTSSNTTSGIVSDRVHSEDELEIMINTPPAVPVAAPSTESLALAHLLDNPSVSRQTSSVGKVSLCEVHESVAALSIHSNSRSTTSEPLVEHKHDCGVKDPTDTDSPKSQHNIGSQCSSTCSTIVVTSESTTLPSIPTESTQTRRRISATSSLELGFSHTAQNSTLSETVNTSIDLNYASNHAEEEETMSGVYTLAHQAPTETSGVYTMSNSELTGQSSEIAESESHESSYYGSFQPKSDIDTESEATRDSVDGNFRKRMDSDARDFRMRSDSNVSTSGSFRGDGSDPSDKKHVLLSAEELTDLIVGRGTYPSRKTVSDTLDSDCDYVTLPLPLDGESYLQGNQDTAPTEDEYEDELLPANPPIPPIRVDSNSHRSFPILPPPYNARHETTGICGPPVKRKDDCPAIPLRDPPPYPQQPNRVPQPTPTQPPSVVSSEEAAARFITTRPQINILKAHTSVIGENPKPSFAAPTVANVQQSHMPIPTTIGIPIVPYHNIPVQHKNISYPYPDGKPKPPRTCVLLPVIKPRQYLPPPPPTLPRQPPPPPPHQLATVYSSQLARSQIELYQQQLYSDVDYVIYPLQDPAVSQQEYLDAKQGSILAAMAQNPPPAPYLAYHTGSHHGTWDSCKGHAIYRSTPYLSMAYSTHSRYASTQNLSDTYVQLPGTYSPLYSPSVASLCSSYEPPPPLRPRPLPHSVIFSRSKSDDNILKSVETVPKVRRLPPPPPPPYDYKKPVKPSNMMTPLNKPLPIPPVPSKQTTLSHQQTTAATIAELTQAYYRSQNINTTPVSPTNQNSSSPTTTPTTTAPANTIDINILREKSKNMDLPLISALCNDRSLLKQTKAFVMPKHPRLTINQCDMSPKHGKYPVSGLSTTQLAKPRKTSIGHRHPNDKLPDIPMQTAEGNNYVMDPTPTAIKHKSYHSQPNL, encoded by the exons ATGCGAGCTTTTTGTACCGTAAGCGCACCCTTGGAGGTTTGCGCACCACCATCGAGACCGTTGCTACCGGGAGCACGATTTCTAGCATTGAG atTATTAGGAATACCACAGCCTCGCACTCTTTACTTCCTGGTCGAAGCAAAAAGTCGCGTTCGAGAGGTGTATACTCAAACATGTCTTCATTTTGCCAAACAGGGAATGTTGGACACCGAATTGTTCGGTCTAGCAGTGTTAATAG acGGGGAATATTTATTTGCCGATCCAGAAAGCAAACTGTCCAAATACGGACCAAAAAGCTGGCGATCATCTCACACTCAC GGTCTAGATGCAAATGGTCGTCCACTATTAGAGCTACATTTTCGTGTGCAGTTCTACATAGAAAGCCCATTAATGCTGCGAGATGAAACGTCCCGACACAACTACTACCTTCAACTAAAAGCCAACGCAATTTGTCGAGAATTTCCGAAAGAATGTCCCGaacaaatattaattttactcGGTGGTCTGGCACTGCAAGCGGACTTTGGAGATTGTCCGGACGATATGAATACCGAATATTTTCGACTGGAAGATTACATTCCGCACCATATGCGATCGTCGTGGGGTTCAACGGCTCTCCAATCTTGCCATAGAGAGTACCGAGGCATGTCTCGTGCTGACGCTGAAACGAATTACATTCGAGAAGCATGTGTCTTGCAGGAAGCACTCAACGCACATGTTTTCCGAATGAAATtgagcaaaaatgaaattggtgCTGGTTCGGTTTGGTTTATTGTGTACGCTAAAGGTATTAAAGTTTATGGCGATGACTTTCAACCAACAACGTTCCTATGGCCAAACATCAGTAAGCTCAGCTTtgagcgaaaaaaatttgaaattcgttATGGAGATAAGAAAACCATTTTATATTCAGCGAGTGATGAtaagaacaaaaatttgttttcattgtgCAAAGACACACatcaattttcgatgaaaaccGCTACAAGACTCAGTGAAGCTATCCGACGAGAGGAAGAAGAAAGTAGTTGCTTACACTCTTGCTACATGTATTCGAGAAGCCTCAATCTACCTTACAAAAATAAAGGAGATCAACGAATATCAGTTATATCGAGCACAAGTTCGAATACAACGTCGGGCATAGTAAGTGACCGAGTTCATTCCGAAGATGAACTGGAAATCATGATAAATACACCACCCGCAGTACCGGTAGCAGCACCATCAACGGAGAGTTTAGCTTTGGCTCATCTTTTGGATAATCCAAGCGTTAGTCGACAAACATCGTCGGTTGGGAAAGTTTCCCTTTGCGAAGTTCACGAATCAGTCGCTGCGTTatcaattcattcaaattctCGTTCAACGACTAGTGAACCGTTGGTGGAACATAAACACGACTGCGGTGTCAAAGATCCTACGGACACAGACTCACCGAAATCACAACACAATATTGGATCCCAGTGCTCCTCCACCTGTAGTACAATTGTTGTTACATCGGAATCTACCACACTTCCATCAATTCCAACAGAATCAACCCAAACTCGACGAAGAATATCTGCCACGAGCAGCTTGGAACTAGGCTTTAGTCATACGGCACAAAACTCAACACTAAGCGAAACGGTCAACACCTCAATTGACCTGAACTATGCTTCGAATCATGCAGAAGAGGAAGAAACCATGTCTGGGGTATATACTCTCGCTCATCAAGCACCAACGGAAACGAGTGGTGTGTACACAATGAGTAATAGTGAATTAACCGGTCAGTCATCGGAGATCGCTGAATCAGAAAGCCATGAAAGCTCTTACTACGGAAGCTTTCAACCTAAAAGCGATATCGATACTGAATCGGAAGCAACGAGGGATTCAGTGGATGGAAATTTCAGGAAACGAATGGACAGCGATGCTAGAGACTTTCGAATGCGCTCAGATTCGAATGTAAGCACGTCCGGCTCATTTCGAGGG gATGGTAGTGATCCTTCAGATAAAAAGCATGTGCTGCTAAGTGCTGAAGAATTAACTGACCTGATAGTGGGCCGTGGTACATATCCGTCGAGAAAAACCGTTAGTGATACATTAGATTCAGATTGTGATTATGTAACTTTGCCATTGCCATTGGATGGTGAAAGTTACTTACAAGGCAATCAGGATACTGCTCCAACTGAAGACGAGTATGAAGATGAATTGTTGCCAGCTAATCCACCAATACCACCAATTCGAGTGGACAGCAATTCCCACCGATCGTTTCCTATACTACCTCCGCCATATAATGCTCGACACGAAACAACTGGAATATGTGGACCGCCTGTTAAACGCAAAGATGATTGTCCAGCCATACCGTTACGTGATCCTCCGCCATATCCACAACAACCGAATCGAGTTCCACAACCGACGCCAACACAGCCACCAAGTGTAGTTTCATCTGAAGAGGCAGCCGCTCGGTTTATAACGACGCGACCACAGATTAACATTCTAAAGGCTCACACAAGTGTTATCGGCGAGAATCCGAAGCCAAGTTTTGCTGCACCAACCGTGGCTAATGTTCAGCAGTCGCACATGCCTATACCGACAACCATTGGCATTCCAATAGTTCCATATCACAACATTCCAGtgcaacacaaaaatatttcctatCCGTATCCGGACGGAAAGCCAAAACCACCAAGAACGTGTGTCCTCTTGCCTGTTATCAAACCGAGACAATATCTTCCACCTCCACCACCGACCTTGCCAAGACAACCGCCGCCTCCACCGCCACATCAATTAGCTACTGTTTATTCCAGTCAATTAGCTCGATCGCAAATAGAATTGTATCAACAGCAGCTGTATAGTGACGTCGACTATGTAATTTACCCGTTGCAAGATCCAGCAGTTAGTCAACAAGAATATCTGGATGCGAAGCAAGGTTCCATTTTGGCTGCAATGGCACAAAATCCTCCACCAGCTCCGTATTTAGCTTATCACACCGGAAGTCATCATGGAACGTGGGATTCATGCAAAGGTCACGCAATCTACCGAAGTACACCATACCTATCGATGGCCTATTCGACACACTCTCGATACGCGTCAACTCAAAATCTGTCCGACACTTACGTACAATTACCTGGAACATATTCTCCACTGTATAGTCCTTCGGTCGCCAGTTTATGTTCATCATACGAACCACCACCACCGCTTAGACCTCGACCATTGCCACATTCTGTAATATTTTCAAGATCAAAATCGGACgacaacattttgaaatcggttgagaCAGTTCCGAAAGTTCGGCGACTTCCACCACCGCCTCCACCGCCATATGATTACAAAAAACCAGTGAAGCCAAGCAATATGATGACTCCATTAAATAAGCCGCTACCGATTCCGCCTG TTCCATCCAAGCAAACCACGTTATCGCATCAACAAACTACCGCAGCTACAATAGCTGAACTAACGCAAGCCTATTACCGTTCCCAGAACATAAACACTACACCAGTATCACCCACCAATCAGAATTCCTCCTCGCCAACAACCACCCCCACAACAACAGCTCCGGCCAACACAATTGACATTAACATACTCCgcgaaaaaagtaaaaacatgGATCTACCATTAATATCGGCATTGTGTAACGACCGGTCACTGCTCAAACAAACTAAAGCATTTGTGATGCCCAAGCATCCGCGATTAACAATCAACCAATGTGACATGTCTCCGAAACATGGTAAGTACCCTGTGTCTGGACTGAGTACAACACAATTGGCAAAGCCACGAAAGACATCTATCGGCCATCGACACCCGAACGATAAATTGCCAGATATACCAATGCAGACAGCTGAAGGAAATAATTATGTTATGGATCCCACACCGACAGCCATTAAACATAAAAGCTACCATTCACAGCCTAATTTATAG